The Syngnathoides biaculeatus isolate LvHL_M chromosome 16, ASM1980259v1, whole genome shotgun sequence DNA segment TTCAAGTTTAATCACCTCCTTTGGTTGAACTTTTGGTCTGGCTACTAGTGCTCACTCGTGATTTTCAGTTCATTACCTTGTTGgaattttgagaattttgtcCCTGGCTTTTTCCTAGTGAGTATTTTTAGACTGaatgctttttcttctttttcagtgCAGCCGTGACGACAGCTCCGTCGTTGCCACGTCCGGTCCTTAGTTGTTTTGATACTTTATTTCGTTGTTTAATTATCATTTGCTACTTTGGGATCAATGTCAGCTTTTGGGTCATATTCCTTCTCTAACAACACACAAGACTTTTTTCGTGTTTGAAAATCCAATCTATTGGGACAGACAAAAGCAGTATAAGTATTTATCATCATGTGGTGTTGCAGAGGTTTAATTCATTGATTAAATTggttttattgtactttttaaataatgtcaAAATTGAAACTGGAAGAATATTTTGGGTTCCTTCTAGATGCAGCTATCAATAGCACCAGTAGACTTTTGACATTACAATTTCCTTCCCTGTAAGTGATGTAAAGGCATCTTAACAACTTGCTATTATTTGTGTAAAGTTTATCCATGTGCGATGTTGTAGGatgtatggataggtttccaatgacgtcaccaccacccttagaccaattggataaattaaagatagaaaaaaacttcatgcttcacctatcacctgtgttctctgacctctatgacatacaagatggcgtaattggaaacctatccattggttggataaaattattattatttgataaataaatttgctgtaGTTGAACGCTTGCGTTCCACTTCCAGGTTAGCGTAATTGTTAAGTTACAGTTTTATAAATTAACTTTGTCTCGACGAGCCAACCCGGGCGACAAGGCTGGTGGCGTTCTgggacgagccaccccggccgaccaGGTTGGCGGCCGGCTGGGACGAAAATGACCCACCCCAGCCGGCCAGCcttgtcagccggggtggctcgtcgcagccgcctggggtggctcatttttggcaccgaggtggcttatcatgacACCAAGCagggccgctttacggcattgtcgccacacgcagctgagtgcggcattgttggcagcgttgttcagaccgcgatggctcatctccgccgcggaagtggatcagacggggaggtggtttggccgtgatcgcatatcatctgaatatggctcgaaacaatagggtaatattgccccggtaacttcactcgattgtgtgatgttctcttcttcgaaaagagcttctgtgtcagaaggggcgtgttcgtctcccatagtcgggtccaccgcgtgttttcaatggcaaatgtctggggtgacgtcacggacaggggatgcattCAATATGGCAGCCTCTtcgatgtcgtcgaatgacacttccgcaactgtgcacatggatgacgctcatatttattttattttttcgcatagacattgaagtcattgttataagtatttttcattacaatatctattttagaatgtttgacgggatgacatttgacctttaaaggtccaATGACacccatatatacattttaaaatagatattgttatgagaACTAcacataatattattcacttgaatgtctatacgaaaaaaaatgagtggaaagCGTCATTAATGTCCAAATTTGTGGAAGTCTCTCTCGACATCCCAGTCGCAGCCATATTAGctgcaacatcatttgcagatgtcacactgggacagttgccattgagaagacgctgtgccacctgctatgggagatgaacaagagagattttcagatttttctgacgccccttctgagattAAAGCTCATTTTGAagaggagaacatctcacaatggaGGTGAAAATGCGAATAGAGTCGACACACTGACACGAAGATAACagcatatatttaaatatttctgcagtattcatgaaataaacatgttatCTTCCATTGACATAGATCCCAATCAACTTTGTAGTTCTTCTCAACTCCTTTGTGTGCCCCCTTACGTCCATGATCCAGGGATCACAATTTGACAGGAAGTTGCTAATTAGGTTAAGGTCAATTTGATGTCTCCTCCTTTAGCTTGGTCCAGATTGGTGCCACCTTTGCGAGTCCAGACTTTGAGTGTAGAGGGTTAGGTTAGGATTAGGTTAGGACCCATGAAGACACTCTCACGGCAGGACGCCATcgaaaaatgcagttttatagAGTTCTGTGACGTCTCTGTCACCTCAGTTTGTGGGACCATGACTGCTACATTGTCATGTTTGTGCTAGCATGTTAATTAGGCTAGTATGCTCGCTAATACTTTGATCAGGCCCATGTGAAGGTGGCTTTTGTTGAGTAATAAAACTACCGAATGCTGTTGTTTTCAttggtccccaaccaccggaCAACAGGCTGGGAATCCACCtccacccctaaaaaaaatatgttttatttatttattgtctttGGTTTGGTAACTTCCAGTTGACATATGCCTGGCAGTTCAGAAGCATGCAATGACAACAAATGTCTGGAAGAGTGAACACATCCGCCACCATTGACAAAAGGTTGCTGGTTTGTAAAATGCATGTAGTAACATGAACTGCTCCAAGGTGGAGAAAAGGTTGTGGACCACTGGTTTTAGTAAGATGGTTTCATGATTGTGTACATGCTGGATGCAAATGGTGTTGGTGCTTTATGAACATTCCATTTTAAATGGTTTTCTGCCAACTTCTGCCCTCTATACACAAAAAGAAACCTCTTTTGAGCAAAGAGatatagatagacagataaaaCAATCTTTCCTCAGGTTAATTAGAAGGTTAAGTCTATACTATCTGCATTTACCTGTTAGAGTGGTTCAGGGTAGGTCTGTCTTGGGTCATAGGTCATGTCAGGTATGTAGGACTCATGGAGATCAGGATCTAATGGCAGAGTGTCCAGAGGCAGGTCAGCATAGCCATACGGAGGGTATGCGCCATCTAACTCTAAAAAGGTAACAGAGAGAAAGGcatgaaaaaatgtcatgctGTAGTAGGGGTCTATTTTGTAAGAGACCATACCCCATATCCACTAAAACAAATGGATACCGGACAAAACAGATGCCTCATTTCTTTCCCATAGGAAAAAAGATTAACAGGAGGTGCCTCTGGGTGGGAGAAATTATATTTACTATGAGTTGATAGGGCTTgcacggtggacaactggttcgagcacctgcctcacagttctgaggaccggggttcaaatcgtggccccatctgtgtggaatttgcatgttgtcccctgtgactgtgtgggttttctccaggcagcctttcctcccacatgcccaaaacatgcatggtaggttaactgggGACTCTAAACTGTacgtagatgtgaatgtgagtgcggatgaTTATCTACATATAACCTGCTGGCAAcaagttccgggtgtaccccgcctcctccccaaagATAGTTTGGATAGCCTCCAAGACTCAGCcaacatttgtgaggataagcagctcagaaaaaggatggataccCACTTGGCCCCTTCATATGAGTGCTGAGCTCATGGTGAGGAAGAATCACATTATCAGGCCAGGCCTCAAGTCGCAGGACCGACCACCATGGCCTTGACATTGAGCCCCACTCCCagacctggctccagagggggactccagtgacccttgtctGGCCAAGAATGTCTAATTCTATTCTGTCTATTCTATAATTCTATTCTGTTGTGTATGTATCAACGAGGTTTCTGAACTGTGTTCTGTCTGGTTCCTCACCAAGGACCTGTTTCTTCTTGGTCACCCTGCCAGGGGAACAAAGACCCAGACAAGCTCCAcaaactgctgaacggattgtcaggACCACCCTACCCACTTCTGAAAACTTGCACTCCACTTGAACTGGgaccagagcgggcaggatccttttggaccctccacatcctggccaccagctcttccaggtccTTCTATTGGGTAGATACTACCGATCAATGCTGATCAAAACTAgaaggcattcaaacagttttttcccctcttgcaattaagtcattaaagtcTTGATCAGCgtacctactattttctgctttgcaccgttgttgggacacagaCTCACCATCCTCCTCGTCTagtcagtattagtattagcagTAGATTATTGCACAATTCGTCATTTTTAActtgctccctttgcacaactgtcattgcactggtttgtaGTGGGAACCGCGAATGGGTGGGAGCtttctgtacaagcttaacataatgtggggcattgacgTAGTCTTTACTACAGTGGctgaaatgaagaagactgcatcttgcacatctgtgacttttAAAAGGAAAAGTTCCTATTGAGTAAATGTCtcatgttctttgttcttgttagtttttttGCTCTTCATCTCAGTACTCATCATGAATCTTGTACCATGCATCGACTGCCGgaggcaaattccttgtgtgttgttacatacttggccattaaagttgattctgattctgacaaaCTTGTTTGGAAATTTACTGCATATTATTGAAAGTGTACAGAAAGAGCTCAACTTCaccaaacaaacattcattaattaattttccatatcatttatcctcactagggtcgcaggcatgCTAGTGCCAATAACAACTATCTTCGAGCGAGAGGCTGCGTACACCCTCAAccagttgtcagccaatcgcagcaaaCATATAAATAAACAGCCATTCATACTTAGGTTCACACCTCAAGCAATTTAGCATCTCCCATTATCCATGCATTCAtgcttttgggaagtgggagtaaatcagagtacccagagaaaatacacacaggcagaAAGGTGCCACATAGGCAAggatggatttgaacccagggcTTCAGAaatttgaggcagatgtgctaaccagtctccaTCATCACTACAACTAATTTAATGCTAAACTAAAATGAGTGGTTGCTATTAATGTTGGAAATAAATCAATCTTTTTGCATTCATAATAAGCTCTTCGAAGAAGACTTCCTATTTACCATTTGTGGATAAATGCccttgttttcatattttcggAGGTTTCTAGTGAGTTTACAGGACACGGAGAAGATGTAATATTTTGTCTCAATATGTAGCGAGGAAAACGTTGCTGACATGACTGCAGGATGTTGATGTCACCAGATGTCAACAAATTAAGATAAACGCCTCCGGGCGGATGTGTCTTCACTGAATGAGAGGGTATTATTTTAAGCATTGGCCCGAgagaaatgtatatattttctaCTGCACCAAGATATCAAACACTATGTGGACCTTAATTCtaaactgtgtgcgtgtgtgtgtgtgtgtgtgtgtgtgtgtgtgtgtctgtgtgcgtgcgagAAAGAGAACAAAGTGAGAGAGTGGGTAAGCTtctatgaaaaatgaaacaaaatacacacactttTACTTGAGCTTTTAGTAAAGATGGATGGACGATGGATTTAATCATACTACaacctttccatccatccatccattttcttagccacttatcctcacgagggttgcgggagtgctggagcctatcccggctgtcaatgggcaggaggcagggtacatcctgaagtggttgccagccaattgaagggcacatggagacaaccagccactctcaaaatcacacctaggggcaatttagagtgtccaattaatgtcacatgtttttggattgtgggaggaaacccgagtgcccggggaaaacgcACGCAGCctcggggagaatatgcaaattccacacaggcggggccgggatccaaccatggacctcagaactgtgagcccacaACTTTACAGATGACCCACCGCGTGCCACTACTACCtactgaagggaaaaaaaattggacagagCAAAATAAAGTTCTGTCAGTTTCTGTCAAACTGTGGTCCCTTAAACTGTACTTCTGGTACCCTTCAGCCTCCTCCTCTttcacttacaaaaaaaaaaaaaaaaatctacaagcAGGGAGATCAATCTACAAACATAATTAGCTATTGACAAATACTGTAACATGTTGAAATAGGATCTCAACAGCCCGgttccaaaatgtaaaatatctgCCAAAAAACTCATTAAACTACATTAAAGTTCCCAAAACATTGTtctctgtcacggacgagactcgggggtggacccaaatgcacgactcaggtgagaggtaagcagtgcggaataagcctttattcgttccaatgtcggttaccagggagtcagtccaaacaagcagcaagatcagtaacggcaggcttacggggtaggtcgggagacaggcgttggttggtacacaggaggtagacgtcaggagtacggtagtgcgggaacgaggcacgagaggcaacgatctagcagagtaatagtcgtcccccgggtcctatatgtactgggtcttaatcaaaggtcatgaggcgcaggtgtgcaccttcagattagctggtcacgcccagccctggctggaatccaggagcatgacagaacccccccctcaacggccggctctggacggcccaggagcatcagggtgagccgcgtgaaagtccctgatgagggagcggtccacgacgaagcgggaggggatccaagaacgctcctccgggccatatccctcccagtccaccaggtactggaccccccttcctctgcgacgggaagacagcaaccggcgcacagtgtacaccaacccaccgtcgaccatgcgggggagcgggggggatttgagcggaggagccagcgacgatgtgcgattcgggcgaagtctgctgacgtggaacgtagggtgca contains these protein-coding regions:
- the LOC133514308 gene encoding uncharacterized protein LOC133514308: MSSAYKAAADRKRRAAPELRVGQRVWLSTKDLPLRTESRKLAPRLRPNRTSSLAPPLKSPPLPRMVDGGLVYTVRRLLSSRRRGRGVQYLVDWEGYGPEERSWIPSRFVVDRSLIRDFHAAHPDAPGPSRAGR